A single genomic interval of Procambarus clarkii isolate CNS0578487 chromosome 17, FALCON_Pclarkii_2.0, whole genome shotgun sequence harbors:
- the LOC138365689 gene encoding uncharacterized protein, with protein sequence MGGVREVSVESQGEWERSAWRVKESGRSQRGESRRVGEVSVESQGEWERSAWRVKESGRGQRGESRRVGEVGVESQGEWERSAWRVKESGRGQRGESRRVGEVSVESQGEWERSAWRVKESGRRVESYMSMFADDAKLIRRVVTDEDCRILQEDLNRLQRWSEKRLLEFNTRKLCDTEKLKKGQEKPGKSTEKWEQKIKRNREVLKRTRNEYARIRREAERQFENVIAANATE encoded by the exons ATGGGAGGCGTCAGAGAAGTCAGCGTGGAGAGTCAAGGAGAGTGGGAGAGGTCGGCGTGGAGGGTCAAGGAGAGTGGGAGAAGTCAGCGTGGAGAGTCAAGGAGAGTGGGAGAGGTCAGCGTGGAGAGTCAAGGAGAGTGGGAGAGGTCAGCGTGGAGAGTCAAGGAGAGTGGGAGAGGTCAGCGTGGAGAGTCAAGGAGAGTGGGAGAGGTCGGCGTGGAGAGTCAAGGAGAGTGGGAGAGGTCGGCGTGGAGAGTCAAGGAGAGTGGGAGAGGTCAGCGTGGAGAGTCAAGGAGAGTGGGAGAAGTCAGCGTGGAGAGTCAAGGAGAGTGGGAGAGGTCAGCGTGGAGAGTCAAGGAGAGTGGGAGAA gagtagagtcctacatgtcgatgttcgcagatgacgcaaagttgataagAAGAGTTGTGaccgatgaggattgcaggatcctccaagaggacctgaacaggttgcagagatggtcagagaaaaggCTACTCGAGTTCAACACGAGGAAAt TATGCGATACAGAGAAGCTAAAGAAAGGACAAGAAAAGCCTGGAAAAAGTACAGAGAAATGGGAACAGAAAATAAAGAGAAACAGAGAGGTGCTAAAGAGAACAAGGAATGAATACGCCCGAATTAGGAGAGAAGCCGAGAGgcaatttgaaaatgtcattgctGCAAATGCTACGGAATAA